ACATTAAACATCAAGGCGCCAAGCCCAGAGTATCCGTCTATGACAATGGCATTAGAGCAGTATATAAAAACTGCTAATAAGCGTTAGAATCACTTTATTATGGCCTTATTTAGTTTTAGTAAAAAAGAAAGGCTAAAAAACAAACAAGAAATAGAGTCTTTATTTTCAGAGGGCGACCGCCTGTTTGAATACCCTTTTAATGTTATTTGGAAATTAGAATCTACTTCAGACTCTACACTAAAAATGGCTGTTAGTGTTCCTAAAAAGAAAATACCTAACGCAACGGATAGAAATAAAATTAAACGATTAGTAAGAGAAGCTTTTCGTAAAAATAAGACCATTATTCAGCAACCACTTGAAGAGAAAAACGTAAAATTACATCTCATGCTCGTTTATTCTCAGTCAAACATAATGTCAATGTCTGAAATAGAAGATAAAATAAGTGTAACTTTACAACGTTTAGCTGAACAGATATGAGTCGATTGTTTTCAGTTGTTTTTCGGGCCTTAATAATGCTTTACAGAGGAGCAATTTCACCGTTGTTTTCTCCAATATGTAGATATACTCCTAGCTGTTCTGAGTATGGTCTTAAAGCGATTGATAAGCATGGACCATTTAAAGGTATGTGGCTAACGCTTAAACGACTAAGCACTTGCCATCCTTGGGGAGGACACGGACACGACCCAGTTCCTTAATTTTAATTTTTAGATTAATGAAAAAAATAAAAAAATACGCCTTAATATTATTACTGTCTTTTGCCTCAATTTTCTCTGTTGGCTTTGTAGATAATTATTTTGAGATTTCTAAAAATCTAGATATTTTTAGTTCTCTATACAAGGAGCTAAACATATTTTATGTTGATGAAACTGACTCTGGTGAATTGATGAAGACCGCCATAGACGCCATGCTAGAATCATTAGACCCTTACACAACATATATTCCTGAGTCTGAAAAAGAAGACTTTGAATTTATGACAACAGGTCAGTATGGAGGCATAGGAGCAGTCATTACAAAAAATGGAGATTGGGTTTATGTTAGTGAACCCTATGAAGGCTTTCCTGCTGATAAAGCCGGTTTAATTGCTGGTGATAAATTTGTAGAAATAGCTGGTAAATCGGTTGAAGGTAAATCAACTGAAGATGTAAGTAAAGTGCTAAAGGGTGAACCAAATACTTCTGTTAAAGTTCTTGTTGAAAGAGAGGGCGTTAACAAACCATTTGAGGTTGAAATTACTCGCGAAGAAATCAAATTAAACTCCGTCCCATATTATGGCATGGTTTCTGATAGTATTGGATATATTAAAACACGTTCTTTTACCAGAAATATTTCAAAGGAAGTAAGTGACGCTTACAATGAATTAAATTCTGACAATCAACTAAAAGGACTTGTACTAGATTTGAGAAGTAATCCTGGAGGCTTGCTAAATGAGGCGATAAAAATGTCAAATTTATTTATCGACCAAGGTCAAGAAATCGTTTTTACAAAAGGAAAAGTAAAAGAATGGGATAAAAGCTACAAAACAAGAAGTACTGCACTTGACACTACAATGCCTTTAGTAGTATTGATAAATAGAAGTTCTGCTTCGGCATCCGAAATTGTTTCAGGAGCTATACAAGACCTCGATAGAGGGGTAGTTTTGGGTCAAAGAAGTTTTGGAAAAGGACTAGTTCAGCAAACTCGAAAGCTCAGTTATAATGCACAACTAAAGGTTACTACTGCTAAGTATTATATCCCAAGCGGCAGATGTATTCAAGCCCTTGACTATTCCAATCGTGATGAAGACGGTAGTGTTGGAAAAATTGCAGACAGCTTACGAACAGAATTCAAAACTTTAGTAAACAAACGAACAGTGTATGATGGTGGAGGGATAACCCCTGATATAGAAATTGAACCACATAAATACAGCAATATACTAAGAAGTATTATTAGCAAACGACACATTTTTAATTTTGCCAATAGCTTTAGAAGTGCAAATGATAGTATTTCCTCAGCCAAAACCTTTGTAGTTACTGACGCTATTTACGATGATTTCAAACAGTTTCTTAACGACAAGGAGTATGAGTATGAAACGAAAACAGAAAAGACTATTAGCGCTATAAAAAAAGATGCGGAAAAAGAAAAGTATCTGGAAGACTTAGAAGAAGAATTAGAAGCTCTTACTCTTAAAATGGAGCAAAGTAAGAATAATGATATTGAACGTTTTAGAGATGAAATTGTTGAAGTCTTAGAGGCAGAAATAGCTACGAGGTATTATTATCAAAAAGGTAAGATAGAAGCAACGCTTAAACATGATGAAGAGTTGGCAGAAGCAATTAATGTGCTAAATGACCTAGAAAAATACAATGCCATTTTATTGGGAGATAGCATAGAGTAATGAAACTTAAAGGCATTCTTTTAATATCGCTTGCTTTTTTTCTGCCAATCTCAATTTTTGTTACTGATGTACTAGTTTTTTCAATAGCTATTTTTTGGCTAGTTGATGGAAGCATTTCAATGAAGTGGAAAAAAATAAAGGGTAGCAAATGGATGCTCTCTTTATTACTCCTTTTTGCTGTTTATCTGCTCGGCATGTTGTGGGGTACAAACCATTTAAATGGCAGTTGGATTCTTCAAAAAAGTGCTATTCTGTTACTACTTCCTATTTTATATTCCTTTGACTTTTCGGATAAGCAGATAAAAAATTCGCTTTATGCTTTTGTGCTTTCAATGACACTATCTTCAGTGATAGCCTTACTGATTAATCTAAAATGGATAAAACGCCTCTTCAAGTACTCTGATATTTTTGCTAAAAACTGGAGCAACTCTGTTTTTATACCTTACACAGACCACAACGTATTCTTAGCATTTACAATTTTACTGTGTCTGATTTATGGACTTTATCTATTTAAGAACAAACGTCAATCTATCCCACTTCTAATAGTTGTAGTAGTATGTATGATTAGCCTTTTTACTGAAAAGGGTAGAGCAGGTCAAATAGCATTTCTTTTAGGCACAACTATGTTTTTAATATTTACTTTTTGGAATAAAAAAATGTGGTTAGCTTTTTCATTTATTTCTTTGATTTCAATAGTTGTTTTATCCTATAATTTTTCTTCTACCTTTAATGAAAGAATACACAGCTCATTAAATCAAACTCAACAACTTGATGAGGAAAACAAAAATTCTCTGAACACACGGTATTTCCTTACGAAATATACTATTGATAAATTAAAAGAAAGGCCTGTATTGGGTTTTGGAACAGGTAGTTTCGTGCAGGAATTCTCGTCTATAAACGAACATGCTACAAAAATTCTGGACGGGAATAAACATAGAACACCACACAACAATTATTTGTTTGTATGGTTTGAATTAGGATTGATTGGACTACTCACCTTTATCTCCATTTTTTATTTTCAAATCAAAGAAATATACAAACAGCCTAATGGAAAATTTAGGATTATTATGCCCGTAATGTTTTTGATAATAATGCTATTCGACACCTATTTTCAGAACCACAATTCGGCAGTTTTATACGCTTACTTATCCTTTGCGTTTACCTATTATTCGTTTAAATAGATACGTTTTATACGCCTGTTAAGCGTTGCCATAATTTCATAAGGAATGGTTTTCAGTTCGCTCGCTAGAAGAGATACCGAATGTTCTGGGCTAAAAATAATGACCTCATCGCCTTCTTTTATAGTAAGACCAGAGACATCAGCAATAAAACTATCCATGCTGATATCGCCAATTATTGGACATTTATTACCCTCAATTAATACATGCCCTCTTGAGTTGCCAAGTTTACGGTTTAACCCATCAGCATAGCCTACTGGAACAACCGCAATTTTCATCTTTTCATTAGCGGTAAACGAATTTTGATAGCCAACATTATCACCTTCTTTTACCTCTCTAATTTGGCTTATTACACTTTTTAGTGTGAAAATTTGCTCTAACTCACTATGATGCATGCCACCAAATAAGGAAATACCTAGCCTCACCCAATCCGTAGACTTTATGGAAAAGCGTAACGCACCATTACTATTGACAATGTGTGTTGGGATGTCTACATTAAAATAAGTATTCACACTATTGCTAATACTATTAAACAGTTTTATTTGACGTTGACTAAATTCATCTTTATTTGGATCATCAGACGCTGATAAATGCGAGCA
The window above is part of the Flavobacteriales bacterium genome. Proteins encoded here:
- the rnpA gene encoding ribonuclease P protein component, with product MALFSFSKKERLKNKQEIESLFSEGDRLFEYPFNVIWKLESTSDSTLKMAVSVPKKKIPNATDRNKIKRLVREAFRKNKTIIQQPLEEKNVKLHLMLVYSQSNIMSMSEIEDKISVTLQRLAEQI
- the yidD gene encoding membrane protein insertion efficiency factor YidD; amino-acid sequence: MSRLFSVVFRALIMLYRGAISPLFSPICRYTPSCSEYGLKAIDKHGPFKGMWLTLKRLSTCHPWGGHGHDPVP
- a CDS encoding S41 family peptidase, producing the protein MKKIKKYALILLLSFASIFSVGFVDNYFEISKNLDIFSSLYKELNIFYVDETDSGELMKTAIDAMLESLDPYTTYIPESEKEDFEFMTTGQYGGIGAVITKNGDWVYVSEPYEGFPADKAGLIAGDKFVEIAGKSVEGKSTEDVSKVLKGEPNTSVKVLVEREGVNKPFEVEITREEIKLNSVPYYGMVSDSIGYIKTRSFTRNISKEVSDAYNELNSDNQLKGLVLDLRSNPGGLLNEAIKMSNLFIDQGQEIVFTKGKVKEWDKSYKTRSTALDTTMPLVVLINRSSASASEIVSGAIQDLDRGVVLGQRSFGKGLVQQTRKLSYNAQLKVTTAKYYIPSGRCIQALDYSNRDEDGSVGKIADSLRTEFKTLVNKRTVYDGGGITPDIEIEPHKYSNILRSIISKRHIFNFANSFRSANDSISSAKTFVVTDAIYDDFKQFLNDKEYEYETKTEKTISAIKKDAEKEKYLEDLEEELEALTLKMEQSKNNDIERFRDEIVEVLEAEIATRYYYQKGKIEATLKHDEELAEAINVLNDLEKYNAILLGDSIE
- a CDS encoding O-antigen ligase family protein; the protein is MKLKGILLISLAFFLPISIFVTDVLVFSIAIFWLVDGSISMKWKKIKGSKWMLSLLLLFAVYLLGMLWGTNHLNGSWILQKSAILLLLPILYSFDFSDKQIKNSLYAFVLSMTLSSVIALLINLKWIKRLFKYSDIFAKNWSNSVFIPYTDHNVFLAFTILLCLIYGLYLFKNKRQSIPLLIVVVVCMISLFTEKGRAGQIAFLLGTTMFLIFTFWNKKMWLAFSFISLISIVVLSYNFSSTFNERIHSSLNQTQQLDEENKNSLNTRYFLTKYTIDKLKERPVLGFGTGSFVQEFSSINEHATKILDGNKHRTPHNNYLFVWFELGLIGLLTFISIFYFQIKEIYKQPNGKFRIIMPVMFLIIMLFDTYFQNHNSAVLYAYLSFAFTYYSFK
- the alr gene encoding alanine racemase is translated as MTHIHETVLYVNLKTLEENFKYLKSKLSKDNNIVAVVKAYAYGLGDVEISKKLENLGVDAFWVADFDEGVQLRHAGVSLPIIVANPGSKSVDVILKNELEPVIFNHRMLNLYSTVDTQVNIHLKFNTGMNRYGFEADDVNQILEKISQHPNLKLKSICSHLSASDDPNKDEFSQRQIKLFNSISNSVNTYFNVDIPTHIVNSNGALRFSIKSTDWVRLGISLFGGMHHSELEQIFTLKSVISQIREVKEGDNVGYQNSFTANEKMKIAVVPVGYADGLNRKLGNSRGHVLIEGNKCPIIGDISMDSFIADVSGLTIKEGDEVIIFSPEHSVSLLASELKTIPYEIMATLNRRIKRIYLNE